Within the Medicago truncatula cultivar Jemalong A17 chromosome 4, MtrunA17r5.0-ANR, whole genome shotgun sequence genome, the region TTTCCATGGATCACTACTGTTAAAGTCACAACTTGTCTTGATTGTTTTGTGAGTTTCATCAGATATCACAGCATGACTCCAGGCATAATCAACTAGTCCCATCCAATCCTCAGCATCAGATGTTTCAGGGTTACCTAGctgcaaaataataaaattaaacaaaaaaaaaaggataattataaaatattttgtccttcatattcattttaattttgtaatatcTACTAACTTTTTGTTCAATCCTTAAAACTACCAAATTGAAAACATTAAACAATAATGATCACAAGTACAAAATTTGCTTTACAAAATATATTCTCTAGATTGTGGTAGTGGAACCATGATGTGGATAAGAGGTCAATTTTCAAAACCTACTAAATGCTGACTACATAGGAAATATTcttagtaaaaaaaagattCTTTATGccatgaattttatttagcacatggtttaatttatattatgtgGGCCATACCAAAATTCCCTTGAGATCAATGTAAAGAGATGGGTCCTTGTTCCTATCATGGATAAGTTCAGCAAGTTCTGGTACATACTTTCCTGAAAATATACATTGATAAATATCACTATTGGTCAATAGGATTTGACTAAAAAATGTCTTGTGCAAAAATTTCAATACCTGCATAGCTTTCTCCTGCTATGTAAAATGTTTTACTTCTATATGATGGGAACTTGAGGAACCAATTGTGTAGAAAATTGTAAGCATCATTGGCtgatacaaaaaataatataatttgtcAGAGATTTGCTTTGCATAAACTTCAAACAATAGAAAATGCAACCAAATTAAAGGCTTGTTATTTTATGAAACATATAAATGTATAAATTAAGTAGTGACCTGTGAAGTCATCACCCAATTGTTGATAATCACTGGTTGTATTTGAATAGGAAAAGCCAACTCCGACAGGAGATTCTAGGAATAACATGTTGGCTTCTGCAACATCACACACAGGTATGAGATAACAATAATTCTtaacatcaattaataataataatccttttTGTGGGGACAAATATTGGAGCACTAGTTGTGGTTCACTAAATGAGAATATTTATAGTATAAATTGGCATAAAAAGAAGTGAAGTTGTGGTCATCAATTATATATACCTTTGTTCCATGAGAAGTTATTAAATTTAAGGCCTTGtccatcattattattatccaCTAAAAATGGACCAATCTCTTGTGTTGCTCCATATCCCACAGAGGAGCACCCAGGACCTGCAACAACAAATCATCTTGTCACCTTTGCAGAGAACATATATCATGTGTACCAACAGCTAATGAAATCAGCAGTGTTGTAAACTCTCTCAAATTAGCTGTCACCTTAAACAAAAGTGATTATGATAAGTTATAAAGTAATGCACTTCCATTTttatctctcttcttttttttcttaagaccATATTTCCACGTTCATGTGTGTTTCTGTTGTTTAGTTATTATACTAAATAGCATCTTAcaatttgtttgataaaaattccATGCACTCTACTTTGGTTTTCATTTTTGTCTAGAAGTCCAAATATTGTTTTAGAAATTAGATTTTCCTAACTTAATTCTTACAAAATCTTTTGTAGGGTAAAGATAGTCTCgtttataaacacatttttaaaattatctcGAGTATGACCTGCATGGCCCGTAATAGTGGTGACATGATAAAAGATGgtcaaataaatttttgataGACTCTGATATTATCTTAAAAGTCGAGTTGGATTTAACTCAACTCAACCCTTACAAGATGACGATTATCTTGCTTATTTCATTAAATGTGGAACATGTTAGTTTTTTATAtgacagaaagaaagaaaaaaaattagtatatgGTTTTACCTCCATTAAGCCACAACACCAATGGTTTCTCTTCTGGCTTAGCCATAGCCTCATAGAACCAATAAAAGAGTGCTCTTCCATTGGTTTTATTGACAGTGACATAACCAGCATAGTGCTGGAAGTCTACTTGAGGCTGACCAGGCAAGTGAGTCACAAGATCACTAACATTATCACCAGAACTCCTCAATTTTCTTCCATCACCACCCGAATAGTGCCTATGTGATCTAGATGAAAAAGAAGGCTTAAAACACAGTACAAAAAGTAAAAGAACCAAAGTGTATAAATTCCTTATCTTAAATATTAGATTATCCATATTGTGGAAGCTCACTCTAAGAGAAATCTTCCACTTTTGATTGGAAATAGGTTGAGAGacaaagagaactacatggctATTTATACTAAGTTGAGAGAGTACTTGGTTCCACTATACCTCATAATGGGTAGAAATTTTAGGAAAAGTAGATAGGATGAGAGAAGAGCACCCTACCTGGCAACAACTTTAATTATATCTCTCTAGCTCCCTTTTTGAATTTGGTTGGCTGAAGATGCTGTATGACGTTTTGTCATGGATTTTAGGTATAGCTTCTAGACCATATTCATGCATGTTTACATTACTGATCAGTGGAAATATAACTGTCAATGATGATATGGGTggttgaacatttttttttttgttatatcatGTTTTTTACCACATCAATAAGCATATATTTTCTATTATGATGGGATTTGAttgaatgcatgtgtaaaaaaattacGCGGTAATTGAATACAAAttaatatctttttaaaaaCTCTTGTTTGccctttttttaagaagctcTTGTTTACCCTTtaattatatcattacattCCTCTTCATATAAGCAAGggaaatgtaaaaaatttcaaacttcaaatttatttattttgttaaggtTTACGAGTGTTCTTCAACAAGGACTCGCATATTAATCTTGATATTTACTTAAAGAGATTTTCTTTGGAGAAGGATgagaaattaatattgttattataGCTGCCATGATATTTGAATCATATCTCTTGAAGTTACAAAGTCAAACTCTTATATTCTAACATACATGCTACTATCTCTTAGAAATGGTGGTTGGACTtaacacaacctcacaaaaccggcttgtgaggt harbors:
- the LOC25493216 gene encoding serine carboxypeptidase-like 31 is translated as MDNLIFKIRNLYTLVLLLFVLCFKPSFSSRSHRHYSGGDGRKLRSSGDNVSDLVTHLPGQPQVDFQHYAGYVTVNKTNGRALFYWFYEAMAKPEEKPLVLWLNGGPGCSSVGYGATQEIGPFLVDNNNDGQGLKFNNFSWNKEANMLFLESPVGVGFSYSNTTSDYQQLGDDFTANDAYNFLHNWFLKFPSYRSKTFYIAGESYAGKYVPELAELIHDRNKDPSLYIDLKGILLGNPETSDAEDWMGLVDYAWSHAVISDETHKTIKTSCDFNSSDPWKNEDCDQAVDEVLKQYNEIDIYSLYTSVCFASTARSNGHSMQTSTKRSSKMMPRMMGGYDPCLDDYAKAFYNRPDVQKALHASDGHNLKNWSICNNKIFTDWADSKPTVIPIYKKLISAGLRIWVYSGDTDGRVPVLSTRYSLSTLALPVTKPWSPWYHENEVSGWYEEYQGLTFATFRGAGHAVPCFKPSNSLAFFTSFLHGETPPSTK